A single window of Sphaerodactylus townsendi isolate TG3544 linkage group LG05, MPM_Stown_v2.3, whole genome shotgun sequence DNA harbors:
- the LOC125433337 gene encoding uncharacterized protein LOC125433337: protein MGHSPHFSENRLSENGLQLNIPRTEYLQCGSQTRTTIQINGQTLKKATQFKYLGSLVSMDGDTMPDIWSRINSAWLKWRQTTGILCDSKMPEKLKAKIYTTVVRPVALYGAECWPATKKHKQALNTIEMKMLRWTLGLTLLDHVPNDDIRQRLGIQAISKKMQEARLWWYGHVMRREPTSVLQRELHLETAGQRPCGRPKKRWMDTINEDKRATNLSPADAPNRDLWK from the coding sequence ATGGGGCATTCCCCTCATTTCAGTGAAAATAGACTCAGTGAAAATGGACTTCAACTGAACATACCCAGAACAGAGTATCTACAATGTGGCTCTCAAACGAGAACAACAATTCAAATTAACGGACAAACACTGAAGAAGGCCACCCAGTTTAAATACCTAGGGTCCCTGGTCTCCATGGATGGCGACACAATGCCAGACATATGGTCACGAATAAATTCAGCATGGTTGAAATGGCGGCAAACTACTGGCATTCTATGTGACTCTAAAATGCCTGAAAAACTCAAGGCTAAGATCTATACTACAGTTGTTCGTCCAGTAGCCCTCTATGGGGCAGAGTGCTGGCCAGCAACAAAGAAACACAAACAAGCCCTTAACACAATAGAAATGAAAATGTTGAGATGGACACTTGGCCTGACACTTCTTGACCATGTGCCAAATGATGACATCCGTCAAAGACTAGGAATACAAGCAATTAGCAAGAAAATGCAGGAAGCCAGACTATGGTGGTATGGCCATGTCATGAGAAGAGAACCAACATCAGTGCTTCAAAGAGAACTACATTTGGAGACAGCAGGACAACGACCATGTGGACGGCCAAAGAAAAGGTGGATGGACACCATCAACGAAGACAAGCGTGCTACCAACCTGAGCCCTGCGGATGCACCAAACAGAGACTTGTGGAAATGA